The following DNA comes from Candidatus Binatia bacterium.
CTTTTCACCCGCATAATAATGCGGGTGAAATCAAAGGGGCGGTCGCGTGTCAGCACAGTCAGCGGAGTCTGGAGGGCCTAGCACACTGAGGGGCCGCTTTGCGGAGCTTCCGGACGTCCTTACGCCGCGTGACCTTATCGCCTTCCTACCGATTGGCCGAAACTCGGTCTATGAAGCACTACGGACCCAAGCCATAAAGAGCACTAGGATCGGGCAAAGATTGTTAATCACGAAGGCGGCGCTACGAGAGTTCCTCGGAGATACCGTAGAATAGCATGGCCTTGCGACAATGCGGTTTTCAGCGCGATAGGAGACTGGACAGCTGAGCGTCTACAGGCGTAAGTCGGGTCGCTGGGGCGTTCTCATCGATATCGAACGCGGGGACGACGGCAAGCGTGCGCGTCGCGCGATAGGTACGTTTGCAACGCGCAAGGAGGCTGAGCGCGCCGAACGCCAGGCGCTCGAAGCGCGCGAGCGCGGTATACATATTGCACCGCAATCGCTGACCGTCGGCGAACTCATGTCGCGATTTATCGAACATTGCCGGGCGAACGATCGAGCGTCGGCGACGCTCGAAACTTACGAGGAAAAATCGAAGCACTACATCGTACCGAAGTTAGGAACCGTCTTGCTTTCGAAATTGAGACCAACTCATATTTTGGAGTTGGTCACGGAGCTGCGCACCGGCGGCGGTCAGAACGGAAAGCCGCTCTCGCCGAAGACCGTTCGAAACGTTTTTGGACTCCTGCATGGCGCCCTAGAATGGGCCCTAGGGCTTGAGCTCGTTGCTCGTAACGTCTGCCATACGTCCGCCGCAAAACCGCCTCGTCTCTCCCCTTCGCCGGCAAAAGCGCTCGCCGACGATGAAGTCGCGAAGCTGCTAACCGTAGCGAATGCCACGCGCTGGGGACCGTTCGTGACGCTCGCGCTGGCAACGGGCGCGCGAAGAGGCGAACTCTGCGCATTATCATGGAGCGATGTAGATTTCGAGAACAAAACGGTAACGATAGCAAAGAGCCTATCGCAAACCAAGGATCGCCTCGAGCTAAAAGGTACGAAAACCGGCAGCGTTCGTCGTCTCGGCTTGTCGCGACTGGCCCTGGAAGCACTGCGCCGGCAACGCGCCATGCAGATAAAAGACAGACGTCTTGCGGGTGCAGACTACAACGACGAGGGCGCCGTTTTCGCCACCCTCCTGGGCAGGCGCATTACCCCGATGTCGGCGACCAAAGCCTTCGTACGGCTTGCCAAGACCGCGGAGATCTCGACGACAAGGTTACACGATACTCGGCACACGGCGGCGACGCATCTGATCGTTGGCGGCACGGATGTTCGGACCACCGCCTCCGTTCTGGGTCACACGACGCCAAACGTCACGCTCTCGATCTACGCGCACTTGGTCGCCGAGGTGCAGCGCGCCGCCGTCGAGCGCCTGGGCGCAACGCTTGAGCGCATCTCAGCCGATGGCAACCGGATGGCAACCGTCACGCCGATCGCAAAGAAAAACGCCCGTAAAAGCGAGCGTTCTTTGGTGGAGGCAAGGAGACTCGAACTCCTGACCCTTACGCTGCCAGCGTAATGCTCTACCAGCTGAGCTATGCCCCCGCGCTGCGTCCGCCGGTATTCATGCCGCGCGGTTCGACTCCTTCGGCTGAGCGCTCGCAGCGCGTCTGTGCTAAAATGGCTGCTGGCGCGCGGCAAATGGGGATGTAGCTCAGCTGGTAGAGCACCTGCTTTGCAAGCAGGGGGTCAGGGGTTCGAGCCCCCTCATCTCCACAAAAGATCGCGCAGTCGAGGTAACGATCGTGGATCGCAAAGAGTTTGTCATGGCGGCCGCAGCGGGGATCGCCGGCGCCGCACAGATGCGGATTGCGTCGGCCGGGCGGTTAGCCAACGGCATCGTCGTCATTCAATGGTAGCGTGCAACGCTTCCTAATCGCCACGCTGGTCGCGTGGTTAGGTTGTATCTACGGGTGCTCGGCGCTGCGTCCGGCGCTCACGCCGCCGCAGGCGAACGTCTCGCTCGAGAGCCGGCGCGGCGGTTTGCGCGTCGGGTCGCTACGCCTGCAACCGTGCGATTTTCGCGGCGGATACTACTGCGGATCGCTGCCGGTCGCGCTCGATCCGGCGGGCCGAGTAGCCGGTAAGATCGGCATCGCGCTCGCGTGGCTGCCGCACCGCGATCGGAGCGTCAAGGCGAGCGGAACGGTCGTTGCGGTCGAAGGCGGCCCGGGATATCCGTCGATCGAGTCGCGCGACTCCTATCACGCGCTCTATGCGCCGCTTCTCGATACCCGCGACCTGTTGCTCGTCGACAACCGCGGAACCGGCCGCTCCGGCGCGATCGTCTGTCAACCGCTGCAGTCCGCGCCGGTTATGATCCTGCGCGCCGTCACGACCTGCGGGCACCGGCTCGGCGACACGTCGGATCTCTACGGCACGGCGATCGCCGCCGACGACATGGCGAAAGTGCTCGACGCGCTGGGGGTCCGCGCGGTTGAAATCTACGGCGACTCGTACGGCTCGTTTTTCGTGCAGGCGTTTGCGGCACGGCATCCCGATCGCGTTCGTTCGATCGTGCTCGACGGCGCGTATCAAGTGACGGGCGGCGATCCGTGGTACCCGAGCGAGGCGCCGACGATACGCAGCGCGTTCGACCTCGCCTGCAAACGCTCGCCGGTCTGCGCTTCGCTCAAGGGCGCGTCGCTCGACAGGATCCGCGCCCTGTTGACCACGCTGCGTTCCGAACGCGGAGCGATAACGCCGTCGGACGTCGCGTTCATCATGGACTCGGCGGGCCTCGATCCGCTGACCTATCGAGATCTCGACGCCGCTGCGCGCGCCTACGTCGATAACGGCGACCGCGTGCCGCTCAAGCGGCTCGTCAACGAAGCCTATTACGAGGAAGAAGGCGCGGGCGGCCGCGCGCGCGGCTATAGCCAGGGCCTCTTCGCCGCCGCGAGCTGCTCCGACAATCCGCAGGCGTACGACATGCGGCTGCAGCCCGACGCGCGCAAGGCCGCGTGGCAGCGCGCGCTCCAGCAAAAGCGGGACCTGCATCCGGAACTCTACGCGCCGTTTACCATCGACGAGTTTCTCGGCATTCCGCTCGATTACGCGTACGTGCCGCTCTGCACGACGTGGCCGGTCGCATCGTCCGACCATCCGGCGGGAGAGCCGGTTCCGCCCGGCACGCGCTTTCCGTCGGTTCCGGTGCTCGTTCTCAACGGCGATCTCGACACGACGACGACACCCGCCGAAGGCGACGCGGCGGCTCGGCTCTTTCCGCGCGCAACGCACGTAATCGTCGCAAATACGGGACACGTGACGGCGCTCGGCGACTTCGACGGCTGCGCGTCGAGCATCGTCCGCCGCTTCGTGCAGACGCATCACGTTGACGGGGGCTGCGCCGCCCACGTCCCGGCGGTCCACCTCGTTCCGTCATTCTCCCGTACGCTCGACGAGGTGCAGGCGGCGACGCCGCAAGCGGGCAATCGCGCGACGCCGCGCGAGCTGCGCGCGGCGGCGGCGGCCGTGCTCGGGACTGGGGACGTTCTTATCCGATCGTACGAGTTTGGATTACGCGGCGGCGCCGGGCTGCGGGGCGGACTCTTCTCGGCCGCACCGGCCGATAACGGGACGAGCGGGACGCTCTCGGACGTCCGTTGGACGACCGATCTCGCCGTCTCCGGTACGGCATCGTTCGACGCGCGCTCCGCAATGGCGCAGGCGCACCTACGCTTGAGCGACGGCGTCACCGGCACGATCGACGCCGCGTGGGCGACGATCGGCGGCAACGCCGTCGCGAAGATCACCGGGAAGATCGGCGGCCACAACGTGGCCGCCACACTGCCCGCGCCTTAGACGCTAGGAGCCGCGGTGACAGACCGCCTTGAAGTTGTACGCTCCGGTCATGGCCGGATAAGAGAGATACGTGAACGTGTCTTGCGAGTTGCGCGTGACCGATCCGCGGCCGAGCTTGCCGGTTGAGTTGGCATGGTCGGCCCACGACTCGGTCATGCCCGTGAACGGCTTCGCATACGAGACGGACCATTGGTTTTGATTGTCAAGGCTCGTCGAAACGTAGCGTCCGTTCTTCGAATCGTACGACGTGGCCGAGCTTTGAAGATACGGCGTCTTCATCTTACCTTGAGGCGCGACGTCGACCCAAGACCGCATAAGACCGGAATCGAGCGTATAGGTCACGACGGCCTTCGAGGAAGGTTGGCCGGTCTGCGTCCCGACGCAGTTCCAGGTGCCGACGTAGTATTGCATTGAGTCCATGCCGGCCGGCTTCGCGGCGATCGGCATCGCCAGCGCAGCGGCAAAGAGAGCTAATCCGAGAGCTTTTCGCAAAAGACCCTGCCTTTCGTGTGAAGCGCTGCGTATGCAGCGCGCAAGGGGGTAGATTTCTGCCGGCGGAAGGCTCGCTCCCTCATATGGCACTCTCGTACGACGAGATCCCGGGCCGCAGCGTCGAGCGCCTTCGATCGCTCCGCCGCATTTAAGCGGATGCCGGCAACGCTGGTCGACGTTCTCGTCAAGCCCGGCTCGAAAAGCCCGGGAATCTCGAACGAGGGCGGGACGATCGTCCTGCGCGTGCGCGAACGCGCGGTCGAGGGTGCGGCGAATGAGGCGTGCGTTCGCGCGATTGCGGCGGCCTACGGCGTGGCTCCGAGCCGAGTGACGCTCGTGCGCGGGGCACGAGGCCGGCGGAAGCGTTTCTCGGTCGAACTCCCGAAGGCTGCGCCATGATCGTGCTGGCGGCGGCGATCGCGCTGACAGGCGCGGCGCCCTCGATGCGTGAGGTGCTCGCTGCGAGCTACGCGATTCGCGATCTCAGCGGCGTGAATCTCGCTCCGGATGGCGAGGCCGTCGCGTGGGAAGAGAGCCATCACGATCTGCGCAACCTCGGGCGTTCGAACCGATCGAACCTCCTCTACGTCCAACGGCTCGATGGGGGAACGCGGATTCGACTGACGGCCGGCGCGCCCGGCGAGATCTACGACGAAGAGAATCCGGTCTGGTCGCCAGACGGACGCACCGTCGCCTTTCTATCCGACGCGCGCTCGAAGGGGCAACTGCAGGTTTACGTCGCGGCGCCGAACGGCACGCGCGTGCGCCGCATCGGGACGCTCGGCGGCGACGTTGCGAGCCTTACCTGGTCGCCCGACGGCAAGCGGCTCGCTTTCCTCTATATCGCGTCCGCCGGCCGGCAAGCCGGAGCCCTTGCGCCCGGCGCGCGCGACGTCGGCGTGATCGGAAGCACGGTCGAGGAGCAGCGCCTCACGATCGC
Coding sequences within:
- a CDS encoding alpha/beta fold hydrolase, producing the protein MQRFLIATLVAWLGCIYGCSALRPALTPPQANVSLESRRGGLRVGSLRLQPCDFRGGYYCGSLPVALDPAGRVAGKIGIALAWLPHRDRSVKASGTVVAVEGGPGYPSIESRDSYHALYAPLLDTRDLLLVDNRGTGRSGAIVCQPLQSAPVMILRAVTTCGHRLGDTSDLYGTAIAADDMAKVLDALGVRAVEIYGDSYGSFFVQAFAARHPDRVRSIVLDGAYQVTGGDPWYPSEAPTIRSAFDLACKRSPVCASLKGASLDRIRALLTTLRSERGAITPSDVAFIMDSAGLDPLTYRDLDAAARAYVDNGDRVPLKRLVNEAYYEEEGAGGRARGYSQGLFAAASCSDNPQAYDMRLQPDARKAAWQRALQQKRDLHPELYAPFTIDEFLGIPLDYAYVPLCTTWPVASSDHPAGEPVPPGTRFPSVPVLVLNGDLDTTTTPAEGDAAARLFPRATHVIVANTGHVTALGDFDGCASSIVRRFVQTHHVDGGCAAHVPAVHLVPSFSRTLDEVQAATPQAGNRATPRELRAAAAAVLGTGDVLIRSYEFGLRGGAGLRGGLFSAAPADNGTSGTLSDVRWTTDLAVSGTASFDARSAMAQAHLRLSDGVTGTIDAAWATIGGNAVAKITGKIGGHNVAATLPAP
- a CDS encoding DUF167 domain-containing protein produces the protein MPATLVDVLVKPGSKSPGISNEGGTIVLRVRERAVEGAANEACVRAIAAAYGVAPSRVTLVRGARGRRKRFSVELPKAAP